A single window of Vigna unguiculata cultivar IT97K-499-35 chromosome 1, ASM411807v1, whole genome shotgun sequence DNA harbors:
- the LOC114163282 gene encoding uncharacterized protein LOC114163282 isoform X2, with the protein MTGLLHTLTTEPHGIRDVMDLEHQIHYLETEAYCSVLKAFIAQSDLLTWGKEELMTELRKELNVTDFEHGEILAKINSDELIKQIREERKLSSHAKDYIKASAPHCASASMGNAVMKLKTPPSAAIYTQKMSRSQTCLVSIPTPSSKPPKFNGDSLTAEFVHGKVQQSMEMFNYSVQLPPVGGGRVLKGKHLLQKDLHRSHSAKLKKRSDVIQLRPTDRVIRDVEKMLFSKEKPDPVDLEIARRTLREQESDITEALDKVTDVLEKRGDAPNQMQHY; encoded by the exons ATGACTGGTCTCTTACATACATTAACTACAGAACCTCATGGGATAAGGGATGTAATGGACTTGGAGCATCAAATCCACTATCTGGAAACTGAGGCTTATTGTTCTGTTTTGAAGGCTTTCATTGCTCAGTCTGATCTTCTTACTTGG GGCAAAGAGGAACTTATGACTGAGCTGCGAAAGGAACTGAATGTTACTGATTTTGAACATGGAGAAATCCTAGCGAAAATCAATTCCGATGAGCTAATTAAGCAGATAAG GGAGGAGAGGAAATTGTCATCTCATGCTAAGGATTATATTAAAGCTAGTGCTCCTCATTGTGCTTCTGCTTCAATGGGAAATGCAGTGATGAAATTGAAAACTCCACCCTCTGCTGCGATTTATACTCAGAAGATGTCCCGCAGCCAAACATGTCTTGTTTCTATTCCTACTCCTTCTTCAAAGCCT CCAAAATTTAATGGTGATTCATTGACTGCCGAATTTGTCCATGGAAAAGTGCAACAATCTATGGAAATGTTCAATTATAGTGTTCAGTTACCACCTGTTGGTGGAGGGAGAGTGCTGAAAGGAAAGCATCTATTGCAGAAGGATCTTCACAGATCTCACTCTGCCAAGTTAAAGAAAAGATCTGATGTAATTCAGCTTCGTCCAACAGATAGGGTTATCCGTGAT GTTGAGAAGATGCTTTTCAGTAAAGAGAAACCTGACCCAGTTGATCTTGAGATAGCAAGAAGGACTCTTAGG GAACAAGAAAGTGATATAACCGAAGCACTTGATAAAGTGACTGATGTGTTAGAGAAGAGAG
- the LOC114163282 gene encoding uncharacterized protein LOC114163282 isoform X1 — protein MREQVMMEYTYDTNYCTVEPHGIRDVMDLEHQIHYLETEAYCSVLKAFIAQSDLLTWGKEELMTELRKELNVTDFEHGEILAKINSDELIKQIREERKLSSHAKDYIKASAPHCASASMGNAVMKLKTPPSAAIYTQKMSRSQTCLVSIPTPSSKPPKFNGDSLTAEFVHGKVQQSMEMFNYSVQLPPVGGGRVLKGKHLLQKDLHRSHSAKLKKRSDVIQLRPTDRVIRDVEKMLFSKEKPDPVDLEIARRTLREQESDITEALDKVTDVLEKRGDAPNQMQHY, from the exons ATGAGGGAGCAAGTGATGATGGAGTACACTTACGACACCAACTACTGCACTGTTG AACCTCATGGGATAAGGGATGTAATGGACTTGGAGCATCAAATCCACTATCTGGAAACTGAGGCTTATTGTTCTGTTTTGAAGGCTTTCATTGCTCAGTCTGATCTTCTTACTTGG GGCAAAGAGGAACTTATGACTGAGCTGCGAAAGGAACTGAATGTTACTGATTTTGAACATGGAGAAATCCTAGCGAAAATCAATTCCGATGAGCTAATTAAGCAGATAAG GGAGGAGAGGAAATTGTCATCTCATGCTAAGGATTATATTAAAGCTAGTGCTCCTCATTGTGCTTCTGCTTCAATGGGAAATGCAGTGATGAAATTGAAAACTCCACCCTCTGCTGCGATTTATACTCAGAAGATGTCCCGCAGCCAAACATGTCTTGTTTCTATTCCTACTCCTTCTTCAAAGCCT CCAAAATTTAATGGTGATTCATTGACTGCCGAATTTGTCCATGGAAAAGTGCAACAATCTATGGAAATGTTCAATTATAGTGTTCAGTTACCACCTGTTGGTGGAGGGAGAGTGCTGAAAGGAAAGCATCTATTGCAGAAGGATCTTCACAGATCTCACTCTGCCAAGTTAAAGAAAAGATCTGATGTAATTCAGCTTCGTCCAACAGATAGGGTTATCCGTGAT GTTGAGAAGATGCTTTTCAGTAAAGAGAAACCTGACCCAGTTGATCTTGAGATAGCAAGAAGGACTCTTAGG GAACAAGAAAGTGATATAACCGAAGCACTTGATAAAGTGACTGATGTGTTAGAGAAGAGAG